The Limnochorda sp. LNt genome includes a region encoding these proteins:
- a CDS encoding nucleotide sugar dehydrogenase, translating into MYRSIRERIDRHAATVTVMGQGYVGLPLALRLAEVGFRTFGFDTDSTRASALQQGHSYVVDVPDKRVRMALSSGYYTPTSDASVLRLSDVIIICVPTPLRKSREPDLSYVVGAVEMVKEHLRPPQLVILESTTYPGTTNEIVVGRLEESGYRVGQDYFVCFSPERVDPGNKQYGIHNTPKVVGGVTPACTDLGAAVYRHVANEVITVSSARAAEMVKLLENTFRAVNIGLVNELALMAERMGIDIWEVIDAAATKPFGFMPFYPGPGIGGHCIPLDPVYLSWKAKQYGFYNKFIGLATGINANMPRHVVAKVSEALNLIGRAPHGASVLVLGVAYKRDVDDVRESPGVEVFHLLEAQGAHVDFSDPLVESIRTPDGRSVRRVDLTDERLRSYDCVVLTTDHTAFDYHWIARHARLIVDTRNAFRGINAPHIIRLGAPTPHPAEWQARMALRVSVDGQ; encoded by the coding sequence ATGTACAGGTCGATTCGCGAACGCATTGACCGGCATGCAGCGACGGTTACTGTAATGGGTCAGGGATACGTGGGGTTGCCTTTGGCCCTTCGGTTAGCAGAAGTGGGCTTTCGAACGTTCGGATTTGACACAGACTCCACGAGAGCTAGTGCCTTACAGCAAGGGCATTCGTACGTGGTCGACGTTCCGGATAAGCGAGTTCGGATGGCGTTGTCGTCGGGTTACTATACTCCCACATCTGACGCAAGCGTGCTACGCTTGAGCGACGTTATCATCATCTGTGTGCCAACGCCACTTCGAAAGTCGCGGGAGCCTGACCTGTCGTACGTTGTTGGTGCCGTTGAAATGGTCAAGGAGCACCTGCGTCCGCCGCAGCTCGTCATACTTGAAAGCACTACATATCCAGGAACCACGAACGAGATAGTCGTAGGGAGGCTTGAAGAATCAGGCTACCGAGTGGGGCAGGACTATTTCGTATGCTTCTCGCCTGAACGGGTAGATCCCGGAAACAAACAATACGGGATTCACAACACTCCCAAAGTCGTTGGTGGCGTTACTCCGGCTTGTACTGACCTCGGGGCTGCCGTGTACCGGCACGTCGCGAACGAGGTTATTACCGTTAGTTCGGCCCGCGCTGCAGAGATGGTGAAGCTACTCGAGAACACCTTTAGGGCAGTCAACATCGGCCTCGTGAACGAACTCGCACTCATGGCAGAGAGGATGGGCATCGACATATGGGAGGTCATCGATGCCGCGGCGACCAAACCCTTTGGTTTCATGCCGTTCTACCCAGGTCCCGGAATAGGAGGTCACTGCATCCCGCTCGATCCCGTCTACTTGTCGTGGAAGGCGAAGCAGTACGGGTTCTATAACAAGTTCATTGGCCTCGCCACAGGCATCAACGCGAATATGCCGAGGCATGTGGTAGCGAAGGTGTCGGAGGCGTTGAATCTCATCGGCCGTGCACCCCATGGTGCGTCCGTCCTAGTGCTCGGAGTCGCCTACAAACGCGATGTAGACGACGTGCGAGAGTCTCCGGGAGTCGAGGTGTTTCACCTGCTGGAAGCGCAGGGCGCCCATGTAGATTTTTCCGACCCTCTGGTCGAGTCCATCCGTACGCCGGATGGACGGAGTGTGCGGCGCGTCGACCTCACGGACGAGCGGTTGAGATCCTATGACTGCGTCGTGCTCACCACCGACCACACTGCGTTCGACTATCACTGGATTGCTCGACACGCTCGGCTCATCGTGGACACACGCAACGCATTTCGCGGCATCAATGCACCCCATATCATCCGCCTCGGGGCTCCCACGCCGCACCCGGCGGAGTGGCAAGCCCGTATGGCGCTGAGAGTTTCCGTCGACGGTCAGTGA
- a CDS encoding glycosyltransferase family 2 protein — translation MSALHEDKGCPLVSVIIPTYNNAHVLPRAIRSVLAQTYSNWELIVVDDGSSDNTAEVMGQFEDPRIRYIRHDNPGMGPGAARNTGLRLAQGDYVAFLDSDDEWLPEKLEAQLGVFKRASERVGVVYCGVLRVYDGTGFRRTHIPRVRGMALQDALALEVGCTPSTTMVRRAYLSQVGLFDESLMTGEDLDMWLRLARVCYFDFTEHVLVIKHEMDKESSRSRVQRVVADRERLWRKHGLLSLGRTLTGRQYALLGHTLIFEGSRTGALYLLKAIMAVPWKAWLWGFLMLSIVSPALYRRTVLRLKQLLNA, via the coding sequence ATGTCTGCCTTGCACGAAGACAAAGGCTGTCCGCTCGTGTCGGTAATCATCCCGACGTACAACAACGCGCATGTCCTACCGAGAGCTATCCGAAGCGTGCTGGCCCAGACTTACAGCAATTGGGAGTTAATCGTAGTGGACGATGGCTCATCAGACAACACAGCGGAAGTGATGGGTCAGTTCGAAGACCCGCGAATCCGGTACATACGGCACGACAACCCGGGGATGGGGCCAGGAGCGGCTCGAAACACAGGGTTGCGTCTTGCCCAGGGTGATTACGTGGCGTTTCTGGACTCGGACGATGAATGGCTTCCCGAGAAACTTGAAGCCCAGTTGGGCGTTTTTAAGCGCGCGTCGGAACGGGTCGGCGTAGTTTACTGTGGTGTACTGCGTGTGTACGATGGCACCGGGTTCCGCCGGACGCATATCCCGCGCGTCCGGGGAATGGCGCTTCAGGATGCTTTGGCGCTTGAGGTGGGCTGTACTCCTTCCACGACCATGGTGCGAAGGGCGTATTTGTCTCAGGTCGGGCTATTTGATGAGAGCCTAATGACTGGTGAAGACTTGGACATGTGGCTTCGTTTGGCTCGGGTTTGCTACTTCGACTTCACGGAGCACGTCTTGGTAATAAAGCACGAGATGGACAAGGAAAGCTCAAGGAGTCGAGTACAGCGAGTTGTTGCCGACCGAGAAAGGTTGTGGCGTAAGCACGGTCTTCTCTCTCTGGGAAGAACCCTGACAGGCCGGCAGTATGCGCTACTTGGGCACACCTTGATATTTGAGGGCAGCAGAACAGGGGCTCTGTACTTGCTCAAAGCGATAATGGCAGTCCCGTGGAAGGCTTGGCTGTGGGGTTTCTTGATGCTTTCAATTGTGTCGCCTGCCTTGTACCGAAGGACGGTCTTACGTCTTAAACAGCTACTGAACGCGTGA
- a CDS encoding glycosyltransferase family 4 protein, whose product MEGRLAIVVCLPRSPVRGTGGAYGAAYLLLRGLVSLGLSHDVYFLPLGTGRPVRVATSNDVEAIVREINREKARLLARLKTQEWIWRRIEDARLRRALGLARRGRERALAVLARLQRQYSRVVVHCHEVTSASVIARLLSSLERTRLVFTEHSQGGLLRYGEQVFESRWPDHPLYRELKDAYCQAISLSSRLVFPSNGARSAFETYGMNPRLNPSKVSIVPNGIEDPLETLNGVRAFDVGPRFSEKDRVLISVAQHHPDKGLDTVLEVLGIVRRREPQLDWMYTVIGGFSALTPRLQRLAKQLGIGDRVRFAGYLPHPATLSVVAESSMFITLPRVTVFDLALLEAMGLGKAVVTNLARGNLEALGEDYPAVASSIEDLATLVLGLLRNEEGLTNLGRRNRARFVAHYTLGAMARRYVDLYELVAFQRG is encoded by the coding sequence ATGGAGGGTAGGCTCGCGATTGTTGTCTGTTTACCAAGGAGCCCGGTTCGCGGAACCGGTGGTGCGTATGGCGCGGCATATCTCCTACTTCGTGGCCTGGTTAGTCTTGGCTTGTCTCATGACGTGTATTTCCTACCATTGGGCACCGGGCGGCCCGTCCGCGTTGCTACATCCAATGATGTTGAGGCGATTGTACGAGAGATTAACCGAGAGAAGGCGCGTCTGCTTGCACGCTTGAAGACGCAAGAATGGATTTGGCGCAGAATCGAGGACGCCAGGCTACGCAGGGCTTTGGGCCTTGCTCGTAGGGGAAGAGAGCGGGCGCTTGCAGTGCTCGCTAGACTTCAACGCCAGTACTCGAGAGTCGTGGTCCACTGCCACGAGGTGACAAGCGCGTCAGTGATTGCCCGGTTGCTATCTAGTCTGGAACGTACACGGCTGGTTTTCACGGAGCACTCGCAGGGAGGGCTACTGCGGTACGGGGAACAGGTCTTTGAGTCTCGTTGGCCCGATCACCCGTTGTATCGTGAGCTTAAGGATGCCTATTGCCAGGCCATATCTCTGTCGTCCCGCTTGGTGTTTCCGAGCAACGGGGCCCGGAGTGCCTTTGAGACATATGGGATGAATCCGAGGCTGAACCCTTCTAAGGTAAGCATCGTCCCCAATGGGATCGAGGACCCTCTAGAGACCCTGAACGGCGTGCGGGCATTCGACGTGGGGCCACGTTTCTCTGAGAAGGACAGAGTTCTTATTTCGGTTGCGCAGCATCATCCTGACAAAGGCCTCGATACGGTGCTTGAAGTACTCGGCATCGTAAGGCGAAGAGAGCCCCAACTGGATTGGATGTATACGGTCATCGGCGGCTTTAGCGCGCTTACACCGCGGTTGCAACGACTAGCGAAACAACTGGGGATTGGAGATCGGGTAAGGTTTGCGGGGTACCTCCCTCATCCTGCAACCCTATCTGTGGTCGCGGAGTCGAGCATGTTCATTACTCTACCGAGGGTCACCGTCTTTGATCTTGCACTACTTGAGGCTATGGGTTTGGGAAAGGCCGTGGTGACAAATCTTGCGCGAGGTAATCTCGAAGCCCTTGGGGAGGATTATCCAGCCGTGGCGAGTTCAATAGAGGACCTAGCCACACTGGTTCTAGGGTTATTACGTAACGAGGAAGGCTTGACGAATCTGGGGCGGCGAAATCGAGCAAGGTTTGTTGCTCACTATACACTGGGAGCTATGGCTCGGCGGTATGTTGACCTATATGAACTCGTTGCATTCCAGAGGGGATAG
- a CDS encoding oligosaccharide flippase family protein, with the protein MGPFRGFDWAKGNGNSVALEGLTARLGDRVVRNVVVLYGREVANRFLPFVALPYLARVLGPDAYGSVLMSQSLGVWLAILVEYGFSLSATRDIAASEGDTKSEADIIRAVLGARTLLFAIAVIMAIPAWLAVSEFRTTPSLVTWALLYAAGQGFDPFWYYQGKEFPGLAVTIQMSFRALATVGQFLAVRGPEDAVLVPALNALAVCASTLLSHVWMYRSAPFLKPTYHLARLALRKGRPIFIFRGAVALYTSINPVLLGAFVPSSSVAMFAGAEKIARGMLGLVNPMAQAVYPRLAALAVRDMDHARALHRLSFALTLGVGLALGVFVAAGAPRIIVLLFGVEYVNAIPVLRILSGLIPAVAISNALGIQWMLPLRLDREFTAIIASAGLLNLLLAPLLAVKFGPGGMAAAAVVAEAYVALAMGVVLFARRLW; encoded by the coding sequence ATGGGACCGTTCAGAGGCTTCGATTGGGCGAAAGGAAACGGAAACTCGGTGGCTCTAGAAGGGCTAACGGCGCGCCTCGGAGATCGAGTCGTTCGCAACGTCGTTGTCTTGTACGGTCGGGAGGTAGCCAACCGCTTTTTGCCCTTTGTTGCCCTGCCATATCTGGCTCGGGTTCTCGGTCCAGATGCTTACGGAAGCGTGCTGATGAGCCAATCACTGGGGGTTTGGTTGGCTATACTAGTTGAATATGGCTTCAGCTTGTCCGCTACCAGGGACATCGCGGCCTCGGAAGGTGATACCAAGTCTGAGGCTGATATCATCAGGGCGGTTCTCGGCGCCAGGACACTCTTGTTTGCGATTGCTGTCATCATGGCCATTCCAGCGTGGCTTGCCGTGTCCGAGTTTCGTACGACGCCGTCCTTAGTTACTTGGGCTTTGTTGTATGCCGCTGGCCAGGGATTTGATCCCTTCTGGTACTATCAAGGCAAGGAGTTCCCTGGACTCGCCGTCACCATTCAAATGTCGTTCCGAGCATTGGCAACTGTCGGGCAGTTTCTGGCCGTGCGCGGTCCCGAGGATGCGGTTCTTGTTCCAGCTCTGAATGCCTTGGCGGTATGTGCTAGCACGTTGCTGTCTCACGTATGGATGTACAGAAGCGCTCCCTTTCTAAAGCCGACGTATCACCTCGCCCGTCTCGCCCTCAGAAAAGGGCGGCCCATATTCATCTTTCGGGGGGCGGTGGCGCTATACACTAGTATAAACCCTGTTCTCCTGGGAGCCTTCGTACCTTCATCTTCTGTTGCAATGTTCGCAGGCGCCGAGAAGATTGCAAGGGGTATGCTGGGACTTGTCAATCCCATGGCCCAGGCGGTGTACCCGAGGCTTGCTGCACTGGCGGTGCGTGACATGGACCATGCGCGAGCTTTGCACCGTCTTAGTTTCGCTTTGACTCTTGGAGTTGGCCTTGCGCTGGGCGTGTTCGTTGCAGCCGGGGCTCCTCGGATCATTGTGTTGTTGTTCGGAGTTGAGTATGTCAATGCGATCCCAGTGCTCCGTATCCTCTCTGGGCTCATCCCAGCTGTTGCCATTAGTAACGCGCTTGGGATACAGTGGATGTTGCCGTTGAGACTCGATCGTGAATTCACTGCCATTATAGCCTCAGCTGGCTTGCTCAATTTGCTCCTGGCCCCTCTCCTTGCAGTGAAATTCGGTCCGGGCGGGATGGCTGCAGCGGCTGTGGTAGCGGAGGCATATGTCGCATTGGCAATGGGGGTTGTTCTGTTCGCCCGTCGATTGTGGTAA
- the glf gene encoding UDP-galactopyranose mutase → MRVDWVIVGAGFTGCTLAERIASQLGETVLVIERRRHVAGNAFDYYNEHGHLVHKYGPHVFHTNSREVWEYLSQFTEWRPYYHRVVAVVQGKQVPLPFNLESLQQLFPARLANIFERRLVSEFGYGARVPVLRLLEHSDKVLRSLGQYVYERVFLGYTIKQWGLRPEELDPSVTGRVPIVVSRDCRYFQDCFQAVPSLGYTALFLRMLSHANIRVLLGADYRDVREDIHFRKGLVYTGPIDEFFDYKHGALEYRSIRFEFVTLDEPMHQKVATVNYPEDYNFTRVTEMKHITGQQARKTTLIREYPERYEPGANEPYYPVPRPENRERYNLYAEDARRLGRSVVFAGRLGDYKYYNMDQAVARALKLFRDLAKM, encoded by the coding sequence GTGAGAGTGGATTGGGTCATTGTAGGGGCGGGCTTCACGGGTTGTACCTTGGCGGAACGCATCGCTTCTCAGTTGGGAGAGACAGTGCTTGTAATCGAGCGTCGTCGGCATGTCGCGGGCAACGCCTTCGACTACTATAATGAGCACGGGCATTTGGTTCACAAGTATGGACCTCATGTTTTTCATACCAACTCCAGGGAAGTGTGGGAGTATCTCTCTCAGTTCACTGAATGGCGCCCTTACTACCACAGGGTCGTCGCGGTGGTTCAGGGTAAGCAGGTTCCGCTACCATTCAACCTAGAGTCCCTTCAGCAATTGTTCCCGGCACGTTTAGCGAACATTTTCGAGAGACGCTTAGTTAGTGAGTTCGGCTATGGAGCGCGCGTCCCGGTACTGCGTCTCCTGGAGCACTCGGATAAAGTGTTGCGGTCACTAGGCCAGTACGTCTATGAACGAGTTTTCCTGGGCTATACAATTAAGCAATGGGGGCTTCGTCCGGAGGAACTTGATCCGAGTGTAACGGGTCGTGTTCCCATAGTGGTCAGTCGGGACTGCCGTTACTTTCAGGACTGCTTCCAGGCAGTGCCTAGCCTTGGCTACACCGCTCTCTTCCTCCGGATGCTTTCCCATGCGAACATACGAGTCTTGCTAGGCGCGGACTATAGGGATGTTCGCGAGGACATTCACTTCCGAAAGGGACTAGTGTATACTGGGCCAATTGACGAGTTCTTCGATTACAAACACGGCGCACTAGAATATAGGAGCATCCGATTCGAGTTCGTCACCTTAGATGAACCGATGCATCAGAAAGTAGCAACGGTAAACTATCCGGAGGACTACAACTTTACGCGAGTGACAGAGATGAAACACATAACTGGTCAACAAGCCCGGAAGACGACGCTCATACGAGAGTACCCTGAGCGCTATGAGCCGGGAGCTAATGAGCCCTACTATCCGGTGCCTCGGCCTGAGAATCGAGAACGATACAACCTCTATGCAGAAGATGCTCGCAGACTGGGCCGATCAGTAGTATTTGCAGGTCGCTTAGGAGATTACAAGTATTATAACATGGACCAGGCTGTGGCACGGGCTTTGAAGCTCTTTCGGGACCTTGCAAAGATGTAG
- a CDS encoding flagellin N-terminal helical domain-containing protein, translating into MGRAVRISTNAMALGAWVNLVQTTSGLSKTLERLSSGQRINRAADDAAGLAISEKMRAQIRGLNQAIRNAQDGISLVRTAEGALQEYHAILQRMRELCVQASNDTLTDQDRAALQDEIDQLIREARAIATSAEFNRHTLLDGSFQGRKLHIGANANASMVVNIASARPEDVGAAWGDGKAIDTSLLSLTSGGLVINGVSIDLSGARSVGEVVARINAQRAQTGVIAARAGRTVVNLGSYVGLEFYTCRPRWGTSMRSKPVMTRRRSRKTPRV; encoded by the coding sequence ATGGGGCGTGCCGTGCGTATCTCCACCAATGCCATGGCACTGGGGGCGTGGGTCAACCTCGTCCAGACGACGTCGGGACTTTCCAAGACCCTTGAACGGCTCTCCTCGGGTCAGCGCATCAACCGGGCGGCTGACGACGCCGCCGGGCTCGCCATCTCGGAGAAGATGCGGGCCCAGATCCGCGGGCTCAACCAGGCCATTCGCAACGCCCAGGACGGCATCTCGCTGGTCCGGACCGCCGAGGGCGCCTTGCAGGAGTACCACGCCATCCTGCAGCGCATGCGTGAACTGTGCGTCCAGGCATCCAACGACACGCTGACGGACCAGGACCGGGCGGCCCTCCAGGACGAGATCGACCAGCTCATCCGGGAGGCCCGCGCCATCGCCACATCCGCGGAGTTCAACCGGCACACCCTGCTGGACGGCAGCTTCCAGGGGCGCAAACTGCACATCGGGGCCAACGCCAACGCGAGCATGGTCGTCAACATCGCCAGCGCCCGCCCCGAAGACGTGGGAGCGGCCTGGGGCGACGGCAAGGCCATCGACACCAGCCTCTTGAGCCTCACCAGCGGCGGGCTGGTCATCAACGGGGTCAGCATCGACCTGTCGGGGGCGCGCAGCGTTGGCGAGGTGGTGGCGCGCATCAACGCGCAGAGGGCCCAAACGGGGGTCATCGCCGCGCGGGCCGGGCGCACGGTGGTCAACCTCGGCTCGTACGTCGGGCTGGAGTTTTACACTTGCAGGCCTCGTTGGGGCACCTCGATGCGATCAAAGCCCGTCATGACGCGCAGGCGCTCCCGAAAAACGCCACGAGTGTAA
- a CDS encoding IS1634 family transposase gives MFVRINQQRNKDGSVREYLQVIEAIRVDGKPRQRVIATLGRWDQPQGRARVDAILEALSQFADKLTVLNLQKDLKGEGGLTWGPVLVFRRLWEELGLARLWGWLWEETKVEFDLPEAVFAMVLNRLLDPASRKSLVDEWLPTLWEPRFESLKLHHFYRALTYVHRFAHRVEDFLFARFTDLFNQDLELVLWDTTTVRFEGRGPEKLAQYGNAKDKRTDRRQMVVGVLLTRDGWPLAHAVYPGNLNDVKATLAIIGQLKRRFAFRKVLFVADRGAVGKRTLKALEQAGFEYIVGMRMRRVRVVRDEVVGCPGRYRVVSPTLQVKEVIRQGRRYILAYNPEAAEHDRQVREEVVARLRQVLKEGSAGDLIRHSRYRRYLKVHREAIELNEAAIEADARYDGKFVVLTNTDRDAAEVAQAYPHDPPSRPFLKVSLQVHAEAARAPRVARLAFPPDDAGRSRMRPTRSASQAITCAVGYGTAFWSSTDTHDPPSRPFLKVSLQVHAEAARAPRVARLAFPPDDAGRSRMRPTRSASQAITCAVGYGTAFWSSTDSLAA, from the coding sequence ATGTTCGTCCGGATCAACCAGCAGCGCAACAAGGACGGCTCGGTGCGCGAGTACCTGCAGGTCATCGAGGCCATCCGGGTGGATGGCAAGCCCCGCCAGCGGGTCATCGCCACCCTCGGCCGCTGGGACCAGCCCCAGGGCCGGGCCCGGGTCGATGCCATCCTGGAGGCCCTCAGCCAGTTTGCCGACAAGCTCACCGTCCTCAACCTCCAGAAGGACCTCAAGGGCGAAGGGGGACTGACGTGGGGGCCGGTGCTGGTCTTCCGGCGGCTGTGGGAGGAGCTGGGCTTGGCGCGGCTTTGGGGATGGCTTTGGGAGGAGACGAAGGTCGAGTTCGACCTGCCCGAGGCCGTCTTCGCCATGGTGCTCAACCGCCTGCTGGATCCCGCCTCCCGCAAAAGCCTCGTCGACGAGTGGCTGCCTACCCTCTGGGAGCCCCGATTCGAGAGCCTGAAGCTGCACCACTTCTACCGGGCGCTCACGTACGTGCATCGCTTCGCCCACCGCGTCGAGGACTTCTTGTTTGCCCGCTTCACCGACCTGTTCAACCAGGACCTGGAGCTCGTCCTCTGGGACACGACGACGGTGCGCTTCGAAGGCCGAGGTCCCGAGAAGCTGGCGCAGTACGGCAACGCCAAAGATAAGCGCACCGACCGGCGGCAGATGGTGGTGGGGGTGCTGCTGACGCGGGATGGGTGGCCGTTGGCCCACGCCGTGTACCCGGGCAACCTCAACGACGTGAAGGCCACGCTGGCCATCATCGGGCAGCTCAAGCGCCGGTTTGCCTTCCGGAAGGTCCTCTTCGTGGCGGACCGGGGCGCCGTGGGCAAGCGCACGCTGAAGGCGCTGGAGCAGGCGGGCTTCGAGTATATCGTGGGCATGCGCATGCGGCGGGTCCGGGTGGTGCGGGACGAGGTGGTGGGCTGCCCCGGGCGCTACCGGGTGGTGAGCCCGACGTTGCAGGTCAAAGAGGTGATCCGCCAGGGCCGTCGCTACATCCTGGCCTACAACCCCGAGGCGGCCGAACACGACCGGCAGGTTCGCGAGGAAGTGGTGGCCCGCCTGCGGCAGGTTCTGAAGGAGGGGAGCGCGGGCGATCTCATCCGCCACAGCCGGTACCGGCGCTACCTCAAGGTGCACCGGGAGGCCATCGAGCTCAACGAGGCGGCCATCGAGGCGGATGCCCGCTACGACGGCAAGTTCGTGGTGCTGACCAACACGGACCGGGACGCCGCCGAGGTGGCCCAGGCCTACCCCCATGATCCCCCGTCAAGACCTTTCCTCAAAGTAAGTCTTCAAGTTCACGCTGAGGCTGCGAGAGCCCCGCGCGTGGCTCGGCTGGCGTTTCCTCCGGACGACGCGGGGCGGTCCAGGATGCGTCCGACTCGATCCGCGAGCCAGGCCATCACCTGCGCGGTAGGATACGGCACCGCGTTCTGGTCGAGCACCGACACCCATGATCCCCCGTCAAGACCTTTCCTCAAAGTAAGTCTTCAAGTTCACGCTGAGGCTGCGAGAGCCCCGCGCGTGGCTCGGCTGGCGTTTCCTCCGGACGACGCGGGGCGGTCCAGGATGCGTCCGACTCGATCCGCGAGCCAGGCCATCACCTGCGCGGTAGGATACGGCACCGCGTTCTGGTCGAGCACCGACAGCTTGGCCGCGTAG
- a CDS encoding IS1182 family transposase: MLRRTEAQRNFFDDAIFGRMIPPDHPLVAIDQAVDFSFIHDEVKALYSPDQGRPSYPPETLFRALVLGIWANLSDVQVAQQLRFNVLFRWFCRIGWDDPVPDDTTLVVFRRRLKASGVYERLLDRVVEQAKAKGLGRGRWMIVDGTKVVADVAIRNQLELVREGRKRLVRALQRIQPERAAKVRALAEPLPDADYPDREALLAAESACGEALLNELEDVPEPEVRRLAAQYRAILKGEGMASFTDPEARWGFQKKGEAFLGYKVVASCDEDGLVTAVTVAAGNESELAQVERLRAAWKRLRLRPRAVAADKAYDASTLRQQLQDEAVRIYTPRKYRRSTLPSGFRYEAKADRVICPAGAMGRPTPHPQGGFVYVFSQRTCQRCSLKAACLKDGRQRQRVYLQPDKDRTRPKGIRLAMRVRKVIERVFAEAKKWHHLGRARYRGRLGVAFQAVMTFLVINTKRMAAWSGVDRAWQGV, encoded by the coding sequence ATGCTGCGAAGGACCGAGGCCCAGCGCAACTTCTTCGACGACGCGATCTTCGGCCGCATGATCCCGCCCGACCACCCGCTGGTGGCCATCGACCAGGCGGTGGACTTCTCCTTCATCCACGACGAGGTCAAGGCCCTCTACTCCCCCGACCAGGGCCGGCCCAGCTATCCGCCCGAGACGCTGTTTCGGGCGCTGGTCCTGGGGATTTGGGCGAATCTGTCCGATGTCCAGGTGGCCCAGCAGCTGCGTTTCAACGTGTTGTTCCGGTGGTTTTGCCGCATCGGCTGGGACGACCCGGTGCCCGACGATACGACGCTGGTGGTCTTTCGCCGCAGGCTCAAGGCGTCGGGGGTGTACGAGCGGCTGCTGGACCGGGTGGTGGAGCAGGCGAAGGCCAAGGGCCTGGGTCGGGGCCGGTGGATGATCGTGGACGGGACCAAGGTGGTCGCGGACGTGGCCATCCGCAACCAGCTGGAGCTGGTGCGGGAAGGCCGGAAGCGCCTGGTGCGGGCCCTGCAGCGGATCCAGCCGGAGCGGGCCGCGAAGGTGCGCGCCCTGGCCGAGCCGCTTCCCGACGCCGACTACCCCGACCGGGAGGCGCTGTTGGCGGCGGAGAGCGCCTGCGGCGAAGCCCTCTTGAATGAGCTGGAGGACGTGCCAGAGCCGGAGGTCCGGCGCCTGGCGGCCCAGTACCGGGCGATCTTGAAAGGGGAGGGCATGGCCAGCTTCACGGACCCCGAGGCGCGGTGGGGCTTTCAGAAGAAGGGGGAGGCGTTCCTCGGCTACAAGGTGGTGGCCAGCTGCGATGAGGACGGCCTGGTGACGGCGGTGACGGTGGCGGCAGGCAATGAGAGCGAGCTGGCCCAGGTCGAGCGGCTGCGGGCGGCCTGGAAGCGCCTGCGCCTGCGGCCCCGGGCCGTGGCGGCGGACAAGGCCTACGATGCCTCTACGCTGCGCCAGCAGCTGCAGGACGAGGCGGTGCGCATCTACACCCCGCGCAAGTACCGGCGCTCGACGCTGCCGTCGGGCTTTCGCTACGAGGCCAAGGCCGACCGGGTGATCTGCCCGGCCGGGGCGATGGGCCGGCCCACCCCGCATCCCCAAGGTGGCTTCGTCTACGTCTTCTCCCAGCGGACCTGCCAGCGCTGCAGCCTGAAGGCCGCATGCTTGAAAGACGGTCGCCAGCGCCAGCGCGTCTACCTCCAGCCGGACAAGGATCGGACCCGCCCCAAGGGGATTCGCCTCGCCATGCGGGTGCGCAAGGTCATCGAGCGGGTCTTCGCCGAGGCGAAGAAGTGGCACCACCTGGGCCGTGCGCGCTACCGGGGCCGGCTGGGGGTGGCCTTCCAGGCCGTGATGACCTTCCTGGTGATCAATACGAAGCGAATGGCGGCCTGGAGCGGGGTCGATCGGGCATGGCAGGGGGTCTGA
- a CDS encoding FGGY family carbohydrate kinase yields the protein MNGRSLAVALDLGQSSVKAIAIDPGGTVRARATVPYPSATPHRGWVEQGPDDWWAAACAAIRECWAQLEREGLGLAAGRW from the coding sequence GTGAACGGACGCTCCCTCGCAGTCGCTCTGGACCTGGGGCAGTCCTCGGTCAAGGCCATCGCCATCGACCCCGGGGGCACGGTGCGGGCACGGGCGACGGTGCCTTATCCCTCCGCGACGCCCCATCGAGGCTGGGTCGAGCAGGGGCCCGACGACTGGTGGGCGGCTGCGTGCGCAGCCATCCGGGAGTGCTGGGCGCAGCTCGAACGCGAAGGGCTCGGCCTCGCCGCGGGCAGGTGGTGA